The Vidua chalybeata isolate OUT-0048 chromosome 21, bVidCha1 merged haplotype, whole genome shotgun sequence genome contains a region encoding:
- the DPM2 gene encoding dolichol phosphate-mannose biosynthesis regulatory protein, translating to MATATDQLVGFGLVAFSLVLFVYYTLWIIVLPFIDSDHGIHQYFLPREYAVIIPVAAGLLLLLFIGVFIMFVMWKSRKRAKKTD from the exons ATG GCCACAGCGACGGACCAGCTGGTTGGGTTTGGCTTGGTCGCCTTCAGCCTCGTCCTCTTTGTTTACTACACGCTCTGGATCATCGTACTG cccttcaTCGACAGCGACCATGGGATCCACCAGTATTTCCTGCCTCGGGAATATGCAGTTATCATCCCTGTGGCAGCcgggctcctgctgctgctattTATAG GTGTTTTTATAATGTTTGTCATGTGGAAGAGCAGGAAACGTGCCAAGAAAACAGACTGA
- the ST6GALNAC4 gene encoding alpha-N-acetyl-neuraminyl-2,3-beta-galactosyl-1,3-N-acetyl-galactosaminide alpha-2,6-sialyltransferase isoform X2, producing MKTLVRLFLTLVCAAVAAVLYILLCYHARVQPCCSAPGLRDSPTASSVRSFQGYSRVPDGKPLERALCRRCAIVSSSGQMLGSQLGQAIDGQECVLRMNHAPTTGYEQDVGARSTIRVVSHTSVPLLLGNQPYFFQQSQETLYFIWGPAKKMSREKMGSTYQALVKVTEKYPQLQIYTLTEEKMTYCDDVFQNETGKNRMKSGSFLSTGWFTMILAMELCEQIFVFGMVSDSYCREKNHSSVPYHYFEKGRLDECKMYLMHEQARRAGHRFITEKAIFSRWAKRRNIVFNHPSWAGSWWMDWEPPVGTWGA from the exons ATGAAGACGCTG GTCCGGCTCTTCCTAACGCTGGTGTgcgcggcggtggcggcggtgCTGTACATCCTGCTGTGCTACCACGCCCGcgtgcagccctgctgctcggccccggggctgcgggacaGCCCCACCGCATCCAGCGTCCGCAGCTTCCAGGGCTACAGCCGCGTTCCCGACGGGAAG CCGCTGGAGCGAGCGCTGTGCCGCCGCTGCGCCATCGTCTCCAGCTCGGGGCAGATGCTGGGctcacagctgggacaggccaTCGACGGGCAGGAGTGTGTCCTGCGCATGAACCATGCCCCCACCACCGGCTATGAGCAGGACGTGGGGGCACGCAGCACTATCCGGGTGGTCTCACACACCAGCGTTCCGCTGCTGCTGGGGAACCAGCCCTACTTCTTCCAGCAGTCCCAAGAGACCCTTTACTTCATCTGGGGGCCAGCAAAAAAGATGAGCAGGGAGAAGATGGGCTCAACCTACCAGGCACTGGTCAAGGTGACAGAGAAGTACCCCCAGCTGCAGATCTATACCCTGACCGAGGAGAAAATGACATACTGTGACGACGTCTTCCAGAACGAGACAGGGAAGAACAG GATGAAATCTGGCTCCTTCCTGAGCACGGGCTGGTTCACCATGATCCTGGCCATGGAGCTGTGCGAGCAGATCTTTGTCTTTGGCATGGTCAGCGACAGCTACTGCAG ggaaaagAACCACTCCAGCGTGCCGTACCACTACTTTGAGAAGGGCCGGCTGGACGAGTGCAAGATGTACCTGATGCACGAGCAAGCTCGCCGTGCCGGGCACCGCTTCATCACCGAGAAAGCCATCTTCTCCCGCTGGGCCAAGAGGAGGAACATTGTCTTCAACCACCCATCCTGGGCAGGCAG CTGGTGGATGGACTGGGAACCCCCTGTTGGTACATGGGGGGCATGA
- the ST6GALNAC4 gene encoding alpha-N-acetyl-neuraminyl-2,3-beta-galactosyl-1,3-N-acetyl-galactosaminide alpha-2,6-sialyltransferase isoform X1 yields the protein MKTLVRLFLTLVCAAVAAVLYILLCYHARVQPCCSAPGLRDSPTASSVRSFQGYSRVPDGKPLERALCRRCAIVSSSGQMLGSQLGQAIDGQECVLRMNHAPTTGYEQDVGARSTIRVVSHTSVPLLLGNQPYFFQQSQETLYFIWGPAKKMSREKMGSTYQALVKVTEKYPQLQIYTLTEEKMTYCDDVFQNETGKNSVTTMLCRMKSGSFLSTGWFTMILAMELCEQIFVFGMVSDSYCREKNHSSVPYHYFEKGRLDECKMYLMHEQARRAGHRFITEKAIFSRWAKRRNIVFNHPSWAGSWWMDWEPPVGTWGA from the exons ATGAAGACGCTG GTCCGGCTCTTCCTAACGCTGGTGTgcgcggcggtggcggcggtgCTGTACATCCTGCTGTGCTACCACGCCCGcgtgcagccctgctgctcggccccggggctgcgggacaGCCCCACCGCATCCAGCGTCCGCAGCTTCCAGGGCTACAGCCGCGTTCCCGACGGGAAG CCGCTGGAGCGAGCGCTGTGCCGCCGCTGCGCCATCGTCTCCAGCTCGGGGCAGATGCTGGGctcacagctgggacaggccaTCGACGGGCAGGAGTGTGTCCTGCGCATGAACCATGCCCCCACCACCGGCTATGAGCAGGACGTGGGGGCACGCAGCACTATCCGGGTGGTCTCACACACCAGCGTTCCGCTGCTGCTGGGGAACCAGCCCTACTTCTTCCAGCAGTCCCAAGAGACCCTTTACTTCATCTGGGGGCCAGCAAAAAAGATGAGCAGGGAGAAGATGGGCTCAACCTACCAGGCACTGGTCAAGGTGACAGAGAAGTACCCCCAGCTGCAGATCTATACCCTGACCGAGGAGAAAATGACATACTGTGACGACGTCTTCCAGAACGAGACAGGGAAGAACAG TGTGACCACGATGCTTTGCAGGATGAAATCTGGCTCCTTCCTGAGCACGGGCTGGTTCACCATGATCCTGGCCATGGAGCTGTGCGAGCAGATCTTTGTCTTTGGCATGGTCAGCGACAGCTACTGCAG ggaaaagAACCACTCCAGCGTGCCGTACCACTACTTTGAGAAGGGCCGGCTGGACGAGTGCAAGATGTACCTGATGCACGAGCAAGCTCGCCGTGCCGGGCACCGCTTCATCACCGAGAAAGCCATCTTCTCCCGCTGGGCCAAGAGGAGGAACATTGTCTTCAACCACCCATCCTGGGCAGGCAG CTGGTGGATGGACTGGGAACCCCCTGTTGGTACATGGGGGGCATGA